TGTGTATGCCATAAACTGTGCACCGTAACAGATTCCAAGAATAGGGTATTTCCCGCGAATTTCACTAAGGTCGATTTTAAAAGCTGCCTCGTCGTATACAGAGAAAGGACTTCCGGAAAGAATGACTCCCTTAACCGATTCGTCATTTTTTGGGAATTTGTTGTAGGGTAAAATCTCGCAATAGGTATCCAATTCACGTACCCGGCGGCCAATGAGCTGAGTAGTCTGTGAACCGAAATCAAGAATAATAATCTTTTCTTGCATGATATAATGTATATGTTTGGAATATTATGCGCGCAAAATTACATATTATTTGGCAATAAATAAAAAAACGATTGCTAATAAATGAAGTTCTTGGGCAATAAATTATACGTCTTTATAACCTTTGTAATGAATTCAGGTAAATAGAAACTTGTTTAAAGTTTCCGCCGGACGGTCTGCACATGCCTCACTGGTGCTTCTTTATATTCTTTTGTCTACTTGCTATTTCTTCTGTATCAGGTAGTCGCTATTTTGTCTCGTAAAACAAAACAACTTAAATGCAATGAAGTTTCAATATGTATATTCAGAGACTGAATACGACTTTGTAATTCACTGCCGATGCCATTAAGATAAAATTGATCTTATCCATTTGTCTTCAATTGTTTGTGAAGACAAATGGATAGTGAAGAGTCGTTGTTCTCTTTAAATATGTCAAAAGGAAAGAGAAACAATTACTTCTCTTTCAGTATGTCTCGTATTTCTGTCAGTAATTTCTCCTCTTTTGTTGGTGCAGGTGGTTCACTAGGAATCTCTTCTTTCTTACGGTTTAGTGATGCAAAGAATTTGATAAATAAAAAGATCACAAATGCGATAATAACAAAGTCAATGGTGGTTTGAATAAAATTTCCGTAATTTAAGGTTGATGCTGGTGTAATCACTTTGCCATCAGCTCCGTAAACGGCTTCTTTAACAACCCATTTTAACTCCGTGAAGTTGGCACCTCCGAATAATGTGCCAATGGCTGGCATTAAAATATCTGCAACTAAAGATGACACAATTTTCCCGAAGGCTCCACCGATAATGATACCTACTGCCATGTCAATAACATTGCCTTTCAATGCAAATGCTTTAAATTCTTGAACAAAGTTACTTTTTCCCATATTTTTTTATATTTAAGATGAAAATGTGTGCTTATATAAAAACATTTTAGTACTTTTGCGCTGCAATTAGGAATTCTAATTGAGGAATAGCCATTTTATTATAAATAGTGCTAAATCACACAGCTTTTGTGTCGTATTAATAACATTTTTAAGGTATTTTGGTTCACCTCCTTTTCCTAAAGTAAAAACGGATATTTTAGAATGAATATTATAAAACCCTTAAAAGTTTAACAAAATGATTAAAGTAGGTATTAATGGATTCGGCCGTATCGGACGTTTTGTATTCCGTGCTGCTCAAACAAGAAACGATATCCAAATCGTTGGTATTAACGACCTTTGCCCAGTAGATTACTTGGCATACATGTTGAAATATGATACAATGCACGGTCAGTTCGACGGAACTATCGAAGCAGATGTTGAAAACAGCCAATTGATCGTTAACGGTCAAGCTATCCGTATCACAGCTGAAAGAAACCCAGCTGACTTGAAATGGGATGCAGTAGGTGCAGAATACGTAGTTGAGTCTACTGGTTTGTTCTTGACTCAAGAAAAAGCTCAGGCTCACATCCAGGCTGGTGCTAAATATGTTGTAATGTCAGCTCCTTCTTCAGATAGCACTCCAATGTTCGTTTGCGGTGTTAATGAAAAATCATACGTAAAAGGTACTCAGTTCGTATCTAACGCTTCTTGTACTACTAACTGTTTGGCTCCTATCGCTAAAGTATTGAACGACAAGTTCGGTATCCTTGACGGTTTGATGACTACAGTTCACTCTACAACTGCAACTCAGAAAACAGTTGACGGTCCTTCTATGAAAGACTGGAGAGGTGGTCGTGCTGCTTCTGGCAACATTATCCCTTCATCTACTGGTGCTGCTAAAGCTGTAGGTAAAGTAATTCCTGAATTGAATGGCAAATTGACTGGTATGTCAATGCGTGTTCCTACTTTGGACGTTTCTGTAGTTGACTTGACAGTTAACTTGGCAAAACCAGCTACTTATGCTGAAATTTGCGCTGCAATGAAAGAAGCTTCTGAAGGCGAACTGAAAGGCGTTCTTGGTTACACTGAAGATGCAGTTGTTTCTTCTGACTTCTTGGGTGACACCCGTACTTCTATCTTCGATGCAAAAGCTGGTATCGCTTTAACTGATACTTTCGTAAAAGTTGTATCTTGGTATGATAACGAAATCGGTTACTCAAACAAAGTTCTTGACCTGGTTGCTCACATGGCATCAGTTAACGCATAAGAAACTTTTCTTTAAATATAGAAAGCCGTTCCGGATAACCGGAGCGGCTTTTTTACGTCTCTACTTTTCCCCATTCAGATTATCTGAAAATGTAAAACTCCTTTTTTAAGTCGAAGGTTTATATATTCAAGAAAATTGCGTAAGTTTGTACACACTATTACTTGTGCATTTATGGCGAATTTCGACTTAATTACTATATTAGGACCCACAGCCTCAGGGAAAACCTCGTTTGCTGCCGCTTTGGCGTATGAATTGGATACAGAGATTATCAGTGCCGATTCACGCCAGATATACAAGCAGATGGATTTGGGGACCGGGAAAGACCTGGAAGATTATACGGTGAATGGCAAACAGATTCCGTATCATCTTATTGATATTGCCGAACCTGGATACAAGTATAATGTGTTTGAATATCAACGTGATTTTCTTATGGCTTATGATTCAATTATACATAAAGGTAAATTGCCCATTCTTTGTGGTGGAACCGGCATGTATCTGGAATCTGTATTAAAAGGATATAAACTAATTCCGGTACCTGAAAATAAGGTGTTGCGGGAAAGACTAGCAGACAAATCGCTTCAGGAGCTGACTGAAATTCTGGAAAGCTACAAAACTCTTCATAATTCTACAGATGTTGATACTGCTA
The Bacteroides sedimenti genome window above contains:
- the gap gene encoding type I glyceraldehyde-3-phosphate dehydrogenase — its product is MIKVGINGFGRIGRFVFRAAQTRNDIQIVGINDLCPVDYLAYMLKYDTMHGQFDGTIEADVENSQLIVNGQAIRITAERNPADLKWDAVGAEYVVESTGLFLTQEKAQAHIQAGAKYVVMSAPSSDSTPMFVCGVNEKSYVKGTQFVSNASCTTNCLAPIAKVLNDKFGILDGLMTTVHSTTATQKTVDGPSMKDWRGGRAASGNIIPSSTGAAKAVGKVIPELNGKLTGMSMRVPTLDVSVVDLTVNLAKPATYAEICAAMKEASEGELKGVLGYTEDAVVSSDFLGDTRTSIFDAKAGIALTDTFVKVVSWYDNEIGYSNKVLDLVAHMASVNA
- the mscL gene encoding large-conductance mechanosensitive channel protein MscL is translated as MGKSNFVQEFKAFALKGNVIDMAVGIIIGGAFGKIVSSLVADILMPAIGTLFGGANFTELKWVVKEAVYGADGKVITPASTLNYGNFIQTTIDFVIIAFVIFLFIKFFASLNRKKEEIPSEPPAPTKEEKLLTEIRDILKEK
- the miaA gene encoding tRNA (adenosine(37)-N6)-dimethylallyltransferase MiaA, whose translation is MANFDLITILGPTASGKTSFAAALAYELDTEIISADSRQIYKQMDLGTGKDLEDYTVNGKQIPYHLIDIAEPGYKYNVFEYQRDFLMAYDSIIHKGKLPILCGGTGMYLESVLKGYKLIPVPENKVLRERLADKSLQELTEILESYKTLHNSTDVDTAKRAIRAIEIEEYYLKEDIRQREFPKLNSLIIGVDIDRELRRKKISDRLRQRLDAGMVDEVKKILEQGISPEDLIYYGLEYKYLTLYITSKITYEEMVSQLEIAIHQFAKRQMTWFRGMERRGFTIHWLDATLPMQDKIERVKCLLNS